A single Anopheles maculipalpis chromosome 3RL, idAnoMacuDA_375_x, whole genome shotgun sequence DNA region contains:
- the LOC126565652 gene encoding uncharacterized protein LOC126565652 produces the protein MAGPATPSRQILFVLALLFVVKLGTGRPQNAIDNQDLPEINPNELRKLYTNYNSYVSNQLDNYGLDPLQLQLLAQYAQSNAISGGGGGWDQLYRAPEMKRQIRYRQCYFNPISCFKK, from the exons ATGGCTGGTCCTGCGACACCTTCGCGACAGATTCTCTTCGTCCTGGCGCTATTGTTTGTCGTGAAGCTGGGCACCGGTCGACCGCAAAATGCAATCGATAATCAG GATCTGCCCGAGATAAATCCGAACGAGCTGCGAAAGCTCTACACAAACTACAACTCGTACGTATCGAACCAGTTGGACAACTATGGGTTGGATCCATTACAGCTGCAACTGTTGGCTCAGTACGCCCAGAGCAA TGCCATcagcggcggtggtggtggctggGATCAGCTATACCGAGCGCCGGAAATGAAACGCCAAATTCGGTACCGTCAGTGCTACTTCAATCCCATCTCCTGCTTCAAGAAGTAA